The DNA segment ACACCCTATTCAGGATGGCTGAAACACCCCCTATCCTTCAATGCCCTCCAGAAAAGACACGTCCCACTTGTCTGAGAgctattttgctgctttcacagGCACAAACTGAAGGAGAACCAGAGAAGTACCTGGCCTTTCAGAAGACAGAACTGATCTTTCACAGTTACAGCCACAAGCAGAGGGATTTCATAACCACCAGCCTGCCGATGGGAGCACAGAGGACGTGATGTGTGGGATCATGGCTGCAGtgatttcttccttcctcacaCAACAGTGAGGAAGCATTTCACCAGGGGTGCATGAGGACCGGCACAGCCCGGAGTCGCAGGCAACAATCAGAGCCAGCATCTACTTTTTTCCGCATTCTTAGTcttttgcaaagcaaagctgaagaGAGAAAGTCCCAGCTCAAACAGTGCACAAAAGTCACCCAAGCACGGAAGACATGCAACAGCCTGGGAGCCCTTTGGGGAAGCACTTGGGAGACAATTGCCAAGACACAGAACTTTTCCTGGAAGCCACAATCTTTGGGGAGCTGTCAGGAAGGCTGCGCCAGAGGTTCAATTTGCCTTCCCAACCTGTGCCATCTCccagccaggaaaaaaacatggaaaactaTCTCTCAGGTCACACTCGGAGGTGCTGCTATGGATGTTTTAAGGCTTGGGACAACCTTCTGGCTCGTTTGGCTTAAGCTGAAAATAACAGTTCTGTGTGTTGACCTAATGAGgttctttcaaattaaaagacTTGGAATACAGGAAGGAAATAATCACAGCAAAATTAACCTCCCCCCTGGAGCACACTGTATCTAACTCTATAGGTTATTAACAACTCCAAGCGATTCCCTGGACCAGACCTTTCTACCTTAATtctgcacccacagcatccccctcCCCTTACCTTGAAGTGCACCCAGGTCTTTTCATGCTGCCTCACTGCAGCGAGCTAGAGAATACCTCCTTTGTGAATCGACTGCACTGCTCCTTTTGTCTACAGGCTCCTGGGCTCTTAGTGTTCTAATAGAACAGGGCTCTATTTCTAGCATCCCATAGCTGCTATAAATGGCTGGGATAGGTGAGGACAAAGGGAGTGGCTAGGTGTTCCCGGGGGTGGGAGGAAGTTAATTAGTAAGCCATGGAAAGCTCTGCTATGGCATGACACTAACACAGGTAGAAAGAGCTGCCTTGGGAGATGGGGTGTGCAATGGTTTTGCAGGGAAGTAAGGATTTAGCAGGAACCCCTCAGTGGGGACCCCCTTCTGTTTATGGGAGGGAGGCATGGGGGACTCGATCCCGgcatgctgctgcaggaggaggacatcatagaatcatagaatagttagggttggaagggaccttaagatcatctggttccaacccccctgccatgggcagggacacgtcacactaaaccatgtcacccaaggcttcatccaacctgaccttgaacacagccatggatggagcattcacaacttccctggagaacccattccagtacctcaccaccctaacagaaagaatttcttataGAATtatataatagttagggttggaaaggaccttaagatcatctagttccaacccccctgccatgggcaggacaccacatgtcacccaaggcttcatccaacctggcctccttatatccaatctaaacctctgccaTCAGCCCCTTTGTCACCCCACACACCATCACATCACTTGTCCAGTGCCCCTTCCCTGCCCACAGCCACACTGCTTGGTGTCTCAGTCACTGCTGCTGCGCCTTTCTTCCACTTCTCGCTCAGTGGTTCAGGACTGTAATGCTCTGCCAGACACATCCGGCAACAAGAAATTAGGAGCAGCAGAACAGGAGCAGTGTTCACCTACTGGAAGTTCCCCTCAAAACATTCAGGCTTCAAATTCTTTCCcagtaaaaatgtaattattgtAGCTGGAGGTTACGAGCTTAAAGACTTTTCTGAACCTAGGCCATGGGAGAGAGAGCTCCTGCCCCTAGAGATGTGTTATTTTACAGTTTGCTTATAAAGTGACTTTGAGGTGTTACTAACATCACAACTTGCATTACACAGGAATCTGAGATTCCACCAAGGCTCCTGCAGGTCTCAAGATGGGGTAATCTCCCTACTCCACATGCCAGGAATGACGTTCGATGCTCTCCTCATTTGGTAAACAAAGAGTTCACCCACATCTCCCAGCCTGGAACAGGACCTTAAGCTGTTGCTTTTGGTCTTTTATGGCCATGCCACTTCCCATGCACCTCCTGACACAgccccctttccctccccacccGTGGTGCTCACCTTTCTAAACCCTGCGTGCCGGTGCCCCAACCTGCCATACCAAGAGCCAAGCCCTCAGCATTCTGGTACCTTTCACCTATGCTGCTACCTCTTCAGCGTGCCCACATACACAGCATTTCTGCTGACCTCACAGCTTCCTCAGGCCAGCTCCAACTCCAGCACTTATCAAGATTCACAGATTAACAAAGGATAGGGTTGCTCTCCTTGAGTTTCTTCATAGAATGAGAACCAGTGTGTGCTTTACAAAGAATTTCTAGGCTTACTCCTGGCACAGtgtcagctgctgctggcagagggtCACATTTAACAACCTTCTGTCTCCTGTTACACTATACACGTCAGCAGTGGGATTTCTTGCTCAGAACCTGGTAGAGGCCACAAATCACAACAGGCAATTTTTCACACTGTTACAGTTGATTCATTGCTCTCTCCTGGGGTGTCGTGCATGAATCATCAGGCATGGTTACGCAGGAATATATGGTGCCATGCAGAAATATTTGGCTCCATGTGGGCCCACGCTGCTCCAAGACTGTAAGTGAAGGTCAGCCTGCTGACGTGGAGGTAGTTAGCTGGGGCAGGATGCTGAATTAATAGCTCCATGCTGCCTCCGCTTCAGACACCcgcttcctccttcttccccctgccTTTGGGGCTGAGCACAGCATCATATGGTGGGGCGgttgtcccagctgtgtcccctcccagccttTTGCACAACCCCTGTTTGCTGGTGGGGCTGGGTGAGAAGCAGAACAGAGCTTGCTGCTGTGCAAGCACCACTCAGCTACAGCTACAACATCCCTGTGCTACCAGCGCTGGTCACaaatgcagagcacagagccTGACTGGCTACTGTGAAGAAATCAACTATCCCAGGCAAAATGAGTACAGTCAAGTTCTTCCTCACTGCCTCAAAGTGCTGAGCATTGTTCAATATTTAAGTCTGTCCCAGCAAAATCCTCCAGAATTTTGGACAAGAAATTCCTACCAAAATGATTCTTATAAAAATACACCCCCCTCACCTCCTGTATGTACTCACCCTGTCTCTCCCTCCTATATACAACAGTGAACCAATACTCGAAAGCATCATTAAGAATGTGGAAGAGTATTATCATACTGATGTTTCAGGTCTGGGAAAGATACTATGAAATAACATTGTGATAACTCCTCCCTTCCATTCCCTCACAGTAAGTGCTCTATTGTTTAGCTGAAACAATAAACTTACATTGAGCTTAAGGATCTTCATGTGTTAAGATGACTAAATGTAGCTGTGCCAGGATTTCCCCAGCCACAGCACTAGgttgtctgccagccctgactccctccccagcactcaCTCCATATGTAgctgaaaaaaagcagtatgGAAAGTTCTGCTTCCCAAAAAGAACAGTTCACGTGTATTTTAAACAATTATGGTCAGTGCTTTgaggggggaggtgggggacAGAAAGAATGGCATAGGAAAAAGGCAGAGATATAAACAGGCTGATCCAGAAAGAACGAGCTGCATCAGCTTAACCTGGCAGAAAGCAAATCCTGTACATTTCTTCTCTGGACTTTCCGTAGTTTTGCATTAATCCCTGGAGAAAACAGCTCCTCTCTGAGTGGTACTGAGGAATGAAGGGAGAGGTGGGAAGTGCACTGATAATGGAGTGAGAGGGAATTGAAGGGAAGAGACCAGAGGGCAGGCCTAGATATTGGCACTGCAGGTCAAGTAACAGGTGGAGGTATTGTTATTAAAAGCATCCACGCAGTCAAGTTGAAAGAGTTGTGACCATAGAATTATATTGTGAAGGGTGCTGTAACACAGTGCTGAGTGTGAGCCACCATCCTTAATGCAATTTAAATGCTTGCAGGCTTGTAGAGATGATGTTCTGGttagaaacagaattaaaaaaaacactctCTAGGATTATCTTCTTTCAAGAAAAAGGCTCTGGGTGGAACATCTATTTCATggcactgaggaagagcagaaaacactgaaaagcagctaATGGACAAGGCAGCTACCAGGTAAGACAACCGTCCTTCCTAGTCCCACAGAGCCCAGTGAGGCCTCTCAAACCAGTAGACCGGAGTAGAAACCACTGATTACCACCTGTGAGCTGGTTTCCTGTCCATCCTGCAGATACCCCTCTGGTGTGTGTCATGCCAGCCTGCCCAGGAGAAAGCTGTGGGAAACAGTGGTGACAGGACTGACACTGTACCGACATCCAGGCAAACACCCCCCACTGCTCTCCTCGTGTggacagaaaatgtttttattgtaGAAGGTGTTTGGGTTATCAACACAATTTATCTTTGGTAAATCCCTGGGCTTTTCTAACCATCTGCTTCATTTGGATACAACAGTCTGAGTTAAGAGTGACATGGACTGGTAAATACAGATGTGATTAGTAAACACTGATTAGATGACTCACTAGCAGAAGGCTTGGCCTGTCCTCTGACAGGGTGAACATGTGGTTTTGAACACCAAGCTGTAAACGACAATCACTCCTGTTATCCCAAAACCAGAGACAGattgtagaagaaaaataaaagccagcaaaaaaaaaatcacagaataaaatagaaggaaataGTTGGAAAAGACCTACAACGATTATCTAGCCCAACTGATGACCCATCTACTTCAGGGCTGACTGAAATTTAAAGCATGTTGTTAAGGGCATTGCCCAACTGCCTCttaaaacactgacaggcttggggcatcaACCACCTCTCCAGGTGTtgcagtgtttgaccaccctctcagtgaagaaatgtttcctgatGTCCAGtccaaacctcccctggtgcagctttgaGCCATTCCCATGCATCCCATCACTGGATTCCAGGGAGATTAGCAGATCCCTCTCCAGGTCACCttctcaggaagctgtagagagcaatgaggttGCTTTCCTCAGactccttttctccaaaggaGACAAACCCGAAGTTCTCAGCTGCTCCTCTCATGATGTGGCTTCCAGCCATgccaccagctttgttgccctcctctggacacatGCAAGTACCTTCACATCCTCCTTGAACAGTGGGGCTCAGAACTGCTCACAGTACTTGAGGTGAGGCTACACCAAGTACAGTGGAATAATCACCTCTTTTGGCCTTCTGGTTTTACTGCATTTTATGCACCCCAGGAGGAAGTTTGTCCTCTCGACTGCCAgggcacacactgctggctcctgtGAGCTTGCTGCCACCCAGCACCCCAGATCCTTCCCTGCAGGACTGCTCCCCAGCCACTTCTCTCTCAGTTTATACTTGTGCCTGGTGCTACTCTATCCCAGGTGTAGAATCTGGCACTTGGACATGTTAAATTTGCTGCCTGATGTTCCAGTCTATCTAGATCCTTCTGCAAGGTCTCTTGTCCCTCCAGTGATTCAACAGCACTCCCAgcgtagaatcacagaatagtttgggttggaatggaccaaaaaatcacctagttccaactcccctgtcactagaccaggttgctccaagccctgtccaacccagcctcgaacactgccagggatgggggagccacagtcctgggcaacctgtgccattGTCTCACCACCCCCAGAGACTGTACTGTCAGCAAAATTGCTAATGGTGCATTAAACTACTGCATCCAGATCACTGATGAAGTATTCAACAGTGCTGGCCGTGTGACACCAGCCTCCTCTGGCTGGTATCACTTCACTACTAAATCAGAGCAAACTAAGGGGAAAGAGAGCTAGAATATCCACACACAACAGCTGCACGCTTGGTTTCAGTGCTCAGGTTAAACAGCAAATTCACACAGTCAAACCATGTAATGTGTTCTTCAGAAAGGGCAGGCACCCCTAAAAAGAGGAACAATGTTTCTTTACTTGTTCCATCACATTAAAGAACTAAAACAAGGAGCCTTCGAAGTGCTTGCTTGATCCATGAGTATGTTTATGGTTAAAGTGCAGTTACTGTGTGCCATTCTTGCGTGACAGTATCTGCTCACTTCTCAGTGTGTATTGCTCTCAGGAACTGGAGGGCAGCATCTTGTATGGGTTGAGGATCCCTTTGGGATCTAACATGGCTTTGAAATGCTGCATTAGCTGGATTGCCTCCTTGGGTTTGCTGTACTGAATGAACTGCTTTTTCTTGAAGCCCAGTCCATGCTCTGCACTGACACTGCCATTGTATCTCGCAGTCCACTCATACACAAAGGGCTCAATGGCATCCAACAGGGAATGGTTATAGGACTCTGCCGTGACGTTTAAGTGCAAGTTTCCATCTCCTGTAAGAAAACATTGCAGAGGTGGATATGTAAGAAACACTCAGTGATCCCACAATGGAGACTCATTACTGCCTCCTCCATGTACCCAAACAACGGTGCCTTTGTTAGTCTCCAGACTGCATAGGGGACAATTTGCTATCCTTCTACAAACACCAGTGTCTCCATTCACAAATAATTCAGTAGGATCTTTGTTTTTCCATACTTCCAGGCAACATTTGAGGAAGCGTTCTGAGTTAAACTACTTTAAAATTGCAGTTATTGTGATTTGAAAATTCAAATTGTGGTGCCTCAGATATTGTCCTGCTACTGAGGTGGCATGCAAAGACTGCCCCAGCAGTATTCGATAATGATCATTAGATTTTAATATGGCACTTCATCACTTTCTCTCTCCCTATTATGTTTGTGCAATGTTCTAAATGCACTTTGGCACGTgtcaacagaaacaaagcaagcagaacattttctccttttgccaCTTGTGCATGACATATTTGATTAAGCACATAGTTGTTGGGTATTCAGGagacaaaacacacaaagataAACAAAACTTGCTCATTCCCACTCCAGAACCTCTTTCTGCATCCCAGCAAAGCCTCACAGTAAACAGCTTAATGACCACTACCAACAGCTACCAGAGGCAGCCTCTGTTATACAGGCTTGTCTTTTTGTCTTTCCATGTCTTTCAAATAATCTCAAACCAAGCTTGTGtgttctgttgtttttgttttcttttgaacagcacagctctgctaaGCTACCAATTTACCTGCTTGTAAAATCAAACTAGTTTCAAAGCATCCTGACAAATGTACTAGCTTTTCTGTATGTTACCTTTATTACTCTCTTTTGGAAGGTTAATTACTcagacaaaattaatttccaatATGACTGATCATTTTGCACAAAAAAGTGTTTACCAGAGGTGTCCAAGTACAAGCTGATGGTGCATTAAACGACCTATATATTTCAATAAAACACAGAGAGCAAGAATCCACCTCCCTCTtacattcagctctggggccccaaaCATAAGAGGAAtatggacctgcttgagtgagtccagaggaggccataaaGATGCTCtgagaagacaggctgagagagctgggcttgttcagcctggagaagggaaggctccagggagaccttagagcaacttccagtgcctaaaggggctataAGAAATTTGAAGAGGGACATTTTATAAGGGCCTCTAGTGACAGGATGAAGGGgaaaggctttaaactgacagaagggagatttagattagagggaaaaaattcttccctgtgagggtgctgaggccctggcacaggttgcccagagaagctgtggctgccccatccctggcagtgttcaaggccaggctggatggggcttggagcaacctggtctagtgcaaggtgtctctgtccgtggcaggggttggaactggatgatcttaaggtcccttccaacccaaaccagtctgtgattccatgaataCACAAATGACCAGTTCAGTGGCCATCTGTCTAGCAACCTACCGTTTATATATGGAATAAAGTCTGAAAGCAATGAAATTCGAACACAAAGATCCTTATGCATCCTCGTCTTCTGGCAGCTCTTGGCTATTTGGTCTATGCCTCTCACTAATCTAAAAAACAACCTTTAAACCTACTAGGAAGTTGGCCAGAAAACCTGGAGCACAAAAGAACAATTGCTCATTTCCCAGCATCCACACATACCCAAGTGGCCATAGCCCACCACACTTTTGGCACTCGGGCCCAGCCGAGCCCTGGTGTCAGTCACGAGATCATACAGCTTTCCCACAGGGAGGGAGATGTCGTATTTGTAGACACAGCCATCGTGAGTGAGGGCCTCTGTGATTCTCTCACGCAGGCTCCACAGCGTCTGGTCAATCAAAGAGCAAAGATACCGACATAAACCAAGTACCTCTTGGATTCCATGCACTGTGgcatggagggaaaaaaagtcttgatTCTTTGCATATAACATCAGCATCTGATTTCCCTTGATATCCTCCACCTCTTGAAAGGTAGTAATAATACTTTCTTGGCAACACTGTACAGTAAAGTGATACACCAATTCTTCAAGCTtccagcaccccagagagaacgAACACAGGCATGGGCAttcttttcaaagctgttttgaGTTTCCCAAGACCTGGGGATGTGCCTCCTCTACTGAACTGCAAGGGTTGGTTTGGGAACTGGGGCTGGAAGAAACAAGGGTCAGCGTGAAAGACTTATGTTCATAGGACACAAAACACAGTCCTTCTCACCAAAACACTACATATCTGTCCTGCTCCCAGAGGCCACAGTCTCCGACTCTAGCACACCTCTGTCCTGCTGCCCGGCAGGACTTTGCTCACTCCTGGCCTTGCTGGCAACTCAACTTCTGGTTTCAATAGCTTTCAGGCAGGTTGGGTCCTACCCCAGCAACTACTGAAAGATGTAGTACATTATTCTCatctttttaaaagaggaaattgAAACCCTAAATATTCAGGCCTTCTGGGAAGAGTCAGCAGTGGTAAGGATTCTCTCTTAGCATTCTTACTCAATATGCAAATAAGGTACCAGGTCACTCAGGGACATTTATACCAAACATCAGTCTGCACGTTTCCctattaaaaaacacaaatcCAAGTAGAGAACCGTGTCAAAGAGATTTGTGCAAGAGGAAATGATGACTTGCCTTTATCTTCTTCTCATCTGTTGCCACAGTTCCATCAGTGACCAAACCACAAGTCATGGCTTGTTCTAGGAAGTTGTTCAGTTTTTCTTCATCATGGGTCAAGTTGGAGCCCGAAGTTtcaattaaaacataaaaagggcTATCTGAAAGTGAGGGAGAACAGAATAACCAGATGTTCTGGGGCAAAAGCACAGGAATGTAGTGCAGGTTCTGGACCTTTTCCCAAACTTGGCACATTTCCTGAGGTTGCCCTATGCCCAGATTCTCTGGTGCCAGTGGAAAGGCAGCTCAAGTGTCAATCTTTTATCTCTAGAACACTTCACTTACATGCTATATCCTTTACCTAGccactgcttttcagaaaactAGCAGTTCTGTGGGAACAAGTAGAAATAACAAATCTTATCCTTAAAGGCTTCCATCAAATGTCTTTGGAATTGAACACTGGATACAAAAATTATGACAAATGCCCACACATCCGCTGTGTATATAAACAATATAAAAACTAGGCAGTACAATGCCTCTTTCTAAAGCATGAATGATACTGATACCTCTCACTGGGCTGGTCAGCTTCAGATGACTCTCAACCAGTTCCATGCACTTCTCATCCATGAACTCATAGGCAGACAGGATCTCTCCCAGCATAGCTCTGCAGGTTGTAAATGTTTCCAGAACTTTAGCAAAACTCTGACACCCTTCAAACAGAACACACAGGAATCAGGAACAAAAAACAGGGCCCCGAAACCTTGTAAAATGATCTAAAAAGTCTATCAGGCTTGAAGTcaagcagggacatctctgCTGAGGCTCACTCAGAAGTAGCTGTGCCTGCCCATGTACGCTGCTGAGCCAAACCCTGACCTGAAGACTTAACTTCCCAGCCTTGCCACTATGGCCTCACCTGGTGACCACTGGATTGGACAGACTGCTTACTGTCACCACACTTGCCCTGCTCACCTTGCTTGGTTACTGTCAGACCGGGCCCTCATCAGTGATAGCACTGTCCTGTCTGCTTCTTCATCCTGCTAAGCTCCTGTCTCCCCTTCCCTTTCAGAACAACCTGCCCTTGCAggtattttacatgtttataCCACTGATGTAAAAGATCTGCACAGATATTTTAACATCCAGCACCATATTACTTCTCAGAAACAAGCTGATGCCGGTACTGTATCTCGCAGGCTGACCAGCGCTTTCTTCGCTCCATCCCTATTCTCTTCCCAGCCTTGGAATTCAAGTGTGAACTTAGCACCAGCTCCTACCTAGGAATGCCAGGTTCACAGCCTTTGGTTTCTGAGGACAGATTATGGAGACAGCAGTGATAACTCCCAAGGTCCCCTCAGATCCAATAAAAAGCTGCTTCAAATCATAGCCAGTGTTATCTTTGCGCAGAGAGGCCAAACAGTCCAGAACTGAGCCATCAGCCAGCACCTGTGGGAATACAGAGACCCAGTCAAAGCACCTATGTAGAAATCTGTTGGCATACGCCTGTCTACTACCAAGCTAATGATCAGTGgactccagctgcagctcactCCCAAGGTCTTTCCTCTGATCCTCCACTCCCAGCTCTTCCTCCCCTCTATATCCTATCTAAGTCTTCCCcaacttttctgtttctttttttacaatGCTGTTTGCACACATTCCAACAGGACAAGTAATAACAAGACtgaatttctctgcttttcttacaaGTGGTGAAGATCAGCCATTATTTGCAGCCCTAGCTCCCATTACTCAACAGAAAGAAGGAACACTATTTAAACCAGTGAACATAGTTAACCAGAATGAAGTAAGCCCTCTACCACCTGAGCCTTAAATCAAGGCTGAATGTCCCCAAGACATGTTATTAAAGGCAGTTTTGACACTACGGGGACTAACCTGAGAAGCAAAAGCTCCTCTGTACTGGGCATacacaataaaaccaaacaaggcTTTTGCTACCTACCTAATTTATTTCGTATTAACTTTTTGCTCCCAAGCCCCAAAATCTTTTAGAACTAATCCCAGCCTTTATACACAAAGGTACAGACCTGCAGGGCAGAAGCAGGCTGAGGTACAGCAAAGACTCAAGGAGAAAGCCAGCagccaaacaaacccaaagtgGACAGCTGTATTAGAAATCGAGTGAGTAGCCACTAGAAGACAGTGCTATAGGATGGGATTAGTGGAATGTTCCAGAGCCCCATCACTTCACAGAGGAACCAAACTCATGCAGGTGACCTGGGACCATGAAATCTCTCCctgttctcttttcatttttctggatGAGAAAACCATCTCATACCACTTCTGTCAGTAAGGACAGAGGTGCAAGCTGGGCACTGTGGTAGCAATAAGAGATGCTACATACATGAAGACACTTGTTGACTCCTCAAAAGAGCCATACAAAGAAAAGTTAGgtggaaatctggagaggaacttgTCTGCATAATGGATAGCTAAGGGCTAGAACAGCAGGAAATGGTAGGAAGTAGAGGTTTAAACACAGAAGGGAACTGCCAGGTACTCGCCTTACCACTTCCAGTCCTAGCACTGTCCCTCGAAGAGAGCCGTATCTCAAGAGCCTCAAGCCTCCAGCATTAGTGGCCACATTGCCACCGATGTGGCAGCTACCCTTTGCCCCCAAGTCAAGCGGCATGATAAAACCCTGCTCCTCCAAGTACTCGTTGAGCTTCTCTAAGATGCAGCCAGCTTGGCAGACAAGGATTCCTGAAACATAAACAACCCGCTACAAGCTGATACTCCAGAAAAAGGTAAATAACACATGTATGATTTGTCTGCTACTGTTATAACCTAAGGATTACAGCAGGAGCCTGCATGAAACAGGCCTCTGACATCCCTTATGATCCTGCTGGGCTGAACCTTGCTGAATCTGCAACTACTGGAAAATGGCTCGCTTAGGGCCTGGGGCACATTTCTGTGCCATACTCCTCTACAATATTTACCAGACACCTTGTCAAAGCTGGTGATCCGGTTCATGAGAACAGTGGAGAGAATGATCTCATCAAAGACAGGAACGCTGCCCCCAACAAGGCCTGTGTTACCCCCCTGTGGGTTCACTGCCAGGTTCCTCTCGTAACAGTACCTGGAAGGAAAAAGGTTTCTGAAGTCTTGGACATTTTAAGGCCCTAATCCAGTCTATTAGAAGCATTTTACCTCCACGTAAATGTCTACTGTTGCGACAGTGCTTAACCCTCCTTAAAATTAAGCTGTGTTTAGCCTAAAGATTAAATTGACACAGAGGTATAGCATCACCGCAAAAGCAAGAAAGCACAACTCCTTACTGAACTCACCCAGCACTGAGCAAAGCAACAAACACTTCAGGTTATCTCTGTGCATATCTACAGATCTGCCACAGAACATCTGCCTGGAAATCACTGCTCACACATGCATTTATAGCAACCTATTTATGTAGCAGTTTCTGTTAACAACTTGGCTTTCTCAGTGGGCTCTGACAACAGTTTAAGACATTACTGCCATATACCTGcctttaagaaataaatgtcCTGTAGGCGATGAAGCATGTGCATCTATGcctcagcagcatcacctcACAGCCTGCAACATCCCTGCAAAGCACCCCCATCACATCCTCTCTGAACTCAGAGAGGATCCTGCACAACGGATGGCACAAAGGTGTATGGCACCAATGGCTACTTCAGGAGTGGGTTCCTGCAGCTCTATATCTCAGCCAAATGGCAATCCCACATCCTGATGTTCACAACAACAAACCAGGGAAGTGCTCTTACTGATCCAGTGGTTAAAACATTAGCTCCTCCAACTGCCTGATTCTGGCCTAACCTTTACCTTTTCAGACACATCTTTCTGAATCCTTCAACACAACTGTTTCTCTTGAGCACTAGCACAGTGTCTGatttcagcaaaaaaaccccagaaaagtAATCAATACTGAATACACTTGCTTATCTCTCCTCCACACTAAGCACTCTTAAGACCCTTCTACTCAAAGCCATCAGCATTGATTTGAGAAGCCTGCTGGTGCCCACAGCCTTTGCAAACACACCTGGCCAGGACAGgtgagttttgttttgtaaaacaaGCAAAAGTTTGGCCATTGTATCTGCCTGAAACTGACATGACACCATCAGTCCAGACAAGCCGAGGGGCAGGGAGAGCATTTGGCCTGAGAAATACAAGTCACAGGTGAAAGTCCCTTTCTGCCTCGAAAGTTTAGCTCCCCAAGTGAAAACATTCCTGCTCAGGAACCTGTACCCATAACTGCCATACCCCCAGGCTAGCAACAGCATGCAGTGCCTCTGGCCctgggagcagctggagcaACAGGTACATCAGGAaacagcaggcagctgggataTAAAGAGCAGAAGAGGGAGCTAGAGTCAGAGTTC comes from the Melopsittacus undulatus isolate bMelUnd1 chromosome 6, bMelUnd1.mat.Z, whole genome shotgun sequence genome and includes:
- the D2HGDH gene encoding D-2-hydroxyglutarate dehydrogenase, mitochondrial isoform X2, with amino-acid sequence MPLDLGAKGSCHIGGNVATNAGGLRLLRYGSLRGTVLGLEVVLADGSVLDCLASLRKDNTGYDLKQLFIGSEGTLGVITAVSIICPQKPKAVNLAFLGCQSFAKVLETFTTCRAMLGEILSAYEFMDEKCMELVESHLKLTSPVRDSPFYVLIETSGSNLTHDEEKLNNFLEQAMTCGLVTDGTVATDEKKIKTLWSLRERITEALTHDGCVYKYDISLPVGKLYDLVTDTRARLGPSAKSVVGYGHLGDGNLHLNVTAESYNHSLLDAIEPFVYEWTARYNGSVSAEHGLGFKKKQFIQYSKPKEAIQLMQHFKAMLDPKGILNPYKMLPSSS
- the D2HGDH gene encoding D-2-hydroxyglutarate dehydrogenase, mitochondrial isoform X1, with product MGVFPVVPRCPVRSRWAPLRWLTGFHRSTLAQQSSTHALRLLPQRKQPPSVVPRPWDSRSRSRRALHAGSFSLQEVMLTSERYGVRRLPFSRVSEGDVAFFEQIMPGRVITNAEELKPFNVDWLKSVRGCSKLMLKPQTTAEVSQVLRYCYERNLAVNPQGGNTGLVGGSVPVFDEIILSTVLMNRITSFDKVSGILVCQAGCILEKLNEYLEEQGFIMPLDLGAKGSCHIGGNVATNAGGLRLLRYGSLRGTVLGLEVVLADGSVLDCLASLRKDNTGYDLKQLFIGSEGTLGVITAVSIICPQKPKAVNLAFLGCQSFAKVLETFTTCRAMLGEILSAYEFMDEKCMELVESHLKLTSPVRDSPFYVLIETSGSNLTHDEEKLNNFLEQAMTCGLVTDGTVATDEKKIKTLWSLRERITEALTHDGCVYKYDISLPVGKLYDLVTDTRARLGPSAKSVVGYGHLGDGNLHLNVTAESYNHSLLDAIEPFVYEWTARYNGSVSAEHGLGFKKKQFIQYSKPKEAIQLMQHFKAMLDPKGILNPYKMLPSSS